AATGGGCTGGGAGCCCAGCCAGGTAAGTGGGGAAGGGCTGGTTCTGGAGTCTGGGTGGAGGTGGGGCGAGGGGGTCACCTGGGGTATCTCAAAGGGCAGAGCTGGTGAATGATTGGGGCTAGGGAGGGAGCCTCCAAGATGCCTGGTTCCTGACTTGTTCTAAGAGGGAGGACCTTCACCTCCACCTCATCCAGGGTCCAAAACCCCCCTGCTTACCCTTCCTCTCCCCACAGGCCCCCCCCCACTGAGAATGGCTACGGAGCAGGTACTGAGGGTTGGTGGGGCTGGGGTCAGGATGCTGGGGTTCTGGGGTGGCTCAGAGATGGGGGATCCTGGATCCTTCACCTGCTCCCCATTTCCCCCCCCATGCTTTGGGGGGAAAACCTCAGAAGCCAGTTGAGCCCCACCCTGGCctgcctctctgtgtctcctccAAAGTCTGAGCACCCCTGTCCTCATCCCACCTCCATCTGTTCCCCAGGATTCATGAACGGGCACAGGCTGGGAACCCAGTCAGGTGAGAGGATGGGGTCTGGGTAGGGGTCCCCATCTGGGGTgtcctctccctgcctctcttCCAGACCTCAGAGGGGCAGGACTGGTGAATAATTGAGGGGGCAGACTCCAGGATTCCTAGTTTCTAGCTTGGTCCAAGACAGGGAACCTTCACCTCTACCTCAGCTGGACTCCAAATGCCCCCTCCTCAGCCCTCCCTCTCCCCACAGGCCCAGCAGCCCAGAATGGCTATGCAGCAGGTAAGAACATGCTTAGAGAGGTGCTGGGGAGGCCTTGAGATGGGAGCCCCTGGGTTCATCACCTGCTCCCCCGTCTCTCCCCCAGGCTTTGGAAGGGGCGTGAAGCCTCAGAAGCCAGGTGAGCCAGGCCCTGGCGCTCTCTCTCTGTCCATGTAccctctgaagccctgagcaacCTACTCATGCCTTCCTATCTCTCCCTAGGATATGCGACTGGGCCAGGGAGCAGGGCCTTACCTGCGGTGGTAGGAGCCCAGCCAGGTGAGGACACCTGGGGCAAGAGCCTGTCCTTCTTGGAGGGAGGGGCCAGGGCAGCCAGTTGTGTCCTGAGTGTGTGGGGGAGGGCTGTGGCTCAGCCTCTCTGTTTCTCCCCAGGTCTAGGTCTAGGAGGAGGTGCCAAATCTCAAAAGCCAGGTGAGGGGAGAGCTCCCTTCCTCTCACCTGGACTATAAGGCAGCCCATCCCTGCCCAGCCTCCTCCTGACTCCCATTCTGAATCCCTTCCACACACCGCCCCTCACACCCCTGCTTTCCTTCCCAGGATATGGTAATGGAAATGGGCTGGGAGCCCAGCCAGGTGAGGCTGCTGGGCCAGGCCCTCAGGTGTTGGGAGGTGGGAAGGGTGGCAAGAACTGGGGAAACAGGGGAGTTAGGgcctggggggtgggagggggctggGTGGGGTCATAGTCAGCAGCACTGTCTCTCCAGGCCTAGAAGGGGGTGTGAAAACTCAGAAGCTGTGTGAGCAGGGGACTGCCCCCAGCCCCTTGTCTCCTCTCTCTGTCCCATTTTCTGTGCCTCTCTCATGTCTCTCAGGTCTCCCGCTCTGTCCCCACCTCTGTGCCTCTCTCAGgtctccctctctgtccccaTCTCTGGTATCCCTCTCTTGAACACTAAGTGTACTGGGCTGAGTCTGTGCATGAAGTTCAACACCCACTTCCTGAATGCAGGCTGTCTGGGTTCTacgaagggaggaggggagggaaggcaggCCCCAGGACCTCAGCCCTGACCACATCCCCTCAGCCTGTTCCCACACTGGCCCCACCCAATCACCCTCCCCTGCTTTCACTCCACAGGCCCTGCAGCTCAGAATGGTTATAGACCAGGTAGGGGCCGACAGGGCTCTGGGAGGCCATGAGATGGGGATCCTGGGTCCCTCACTTGCTTCTTGTCTCTCCCTCAGGCCTTGGAGGGGGCGTGAAACCCCAGGTGCCAGGtgagcccagccctgcccctgcATCTCTCTGTCCCCCCAAAGCCCTGAGCTCCCTCCCCTCACTCATACCCCCACCCCATCTGTCCCCCAGGATTTGGGAACGGGAAAGCGCATGGGCTGGGAACCCAGCCAGGtgaatggggcaggactgggtctGGAGCCTGGGTGGAGGTGGGTGAGGGATCACATGGGGTGTTTCAAGGCACAGGATTGGTGGATGATTAGGGGTAGGGAGGGAACCTCCAAGATATCTGGTTTCTGGATTGGTCCAAGTGGGGGGACCTTCACCCCCTCCTCATCCAGGGTCCAAAACTCCCCTGCTTACTCTCCATCTCCTTACAGGCCCCCCAGCTCAGAATGGCTACAGAGCAGGTACTAAGGGGTTGCGAGGTGCTGGGAGAGGACGAGGAGGAGAGCAAGATGGGTGCTTGGGGCAGAACCTGGTTCTGAGGGTCCCCTGGTAGACTCCTGTCTACCTTGGAGAGGGTGGAATTGGGGATGGGATGGAGGTAGTAGGAGGCAGAGGAGGGCCTCCAGGATTTCTGGGTGCTAAGCTAGGAGGAAAAGGGAGGCCCAGCTTCCAGCCTCATCCTCCAACCCAGCCTTTCCCTGACCCTTCCTCATAGGCCCTGTGGTCCCCATAGGCTATGGTCCAGGTAAGGACTGTGGGCACTGGTGGCCAGATGCCAGATTTGGGAGGAGAGGCCCAGAGATGGGGAGTATTGGGTCCCTCACCGGCTCTTATCTCAGTCTCCAGGCGTTGGAGGAGGCATGAAAGCTCAGAAGCCAGGTgggctttttttctccttccccccAAAACTGTCCACTCCCCCTCACCCTGTCCCATAGCCCTCACAGTTCCCACCCTATCTCCACAGGGTACAGGAATGGGCTGGGAGCCGGAGCCTTCCCGGGGGCAGGAGCCCAGCCAGGAGCTCAGCCAGGTGAGGGAGGCTGGGGGCGGGGCGGCGGGGGCGGCACAGTTCTGGAAGAATGAAGACCAGGGGCCATGGGGCAAAAGCTTGGGtcctgggaagggaaggggcagGGTGGGCTCTGCCTGTTTCTCAGCCTCTATCTGTCTCTCCCCAGGCCTGGGAGGGAGTGTGAAACCTCAGAAGCCAGGTGAGTCCATCCCGGCCTGGCCCTCTTCTTGAGGCTCCCTCGCCTCAACTGCTCCCCTCATGCCTTGCTCTTCCTCCCCAGGATACCTGCCAGGGAATGGGCTGGGAGTCCTGCCAGGTGAGTGCAGTGGGCAGGGCCTCAGTACAGAAGAGAGCAGGGGTCCTAGGACAGGGGTTGGTTGGGGTAGAATTAGCCTCTTtcagccctggttgtacagtggttaagagctcggctgctaaccaaaaggttgatggttggaacccatcagctgctctgcaggagaaagacctggcaatctgcttccccaaagattacagccctggaaatcccatgaggcagttctactctgttctatagggttactatgagttggaatcaaacggactcagtggcaacaggtttgctttttgttttgttccccCCACAGGCCTGGGAGTGGGTGTGAAGCCTCAGAAGCCAAGTGAGTGAGGGAGCCCCCATGTGGTCCTGGTCCTGCACCTCCCCTGCCCTTCCTTCTGGAGCCCCCTTTCATGATGCCCCTCACAGTCTTGCTGTTCCCCTCCAGGATATGGCAGTGGAAATGGACTGGGAGCCCAGCAAGGTGAGGCTGCTGAGACTAGACTGGGGGTCCTGGGAGGGAAGTGGGAGGGATGTTGCCGGAAGGTAGAGGGGGCTGGGTGGGCAAAGAGCAGGTGCCACACGAGGTGGCCCTGGACCCTGCCCATGGCTGGCCACCTGGTCATCAGAGCAGGTAGGCATTGTGGCCACAGGATCCAGGCTTTTTCCAGGATGGCCAGTGCCCTCCCCTTGGATGCTATGTCTGCCCAGAAGCCACTGCAGGCCAGGCTGAGCCAGGAGGGCAGCCGGGGGGAAGGAGCTAGCCTGGGCTCACTCCCCACTCCTTTCCTCCCCCATCTTGGGTCCCTGCAATGATGGGGTCCCCCCACtcttcctctctgggcctcccaCTCCAGGGGTCTCTTTGGGGAAAGGGGGTGGCTGGGGCCTGAagccccagccccctcccctggTGCAGAGTGGTAAGTTTCCAGGTCATTGGGGGGTGGGAGGGCTGGGGGGTTCCTTTCTCCACCTGGGAGGGTCATAGGAGGGGCTGGGCCTGGCTAGGGTGCTCAGAAGTCCCTCACGCCATCGTCCAGCTGAGATGGAGGCTTAAGGGAGGCACTAGTTCATCACACAGCAAGCCAGCTGAGGACAAGCCTACACTCTGGCCCTGGGAGCCCAAGTGACACCATAAATCAGCACCCTCCATCACCCCCACCCCGCCCTTTGCCTTGGGCTCACTCCTGCCCCCTGGCTTTCTTCCTAGCACGGACCTCAGCCATCCAGTGGGGACTGAAACCTCAGAAAGCAGGTGTGGGTCTCTCCCCCAGGCCCCATATCCCAGAGGGCTGTACTCTCACCTGGGTCCAGCCCCCTGTCCCCACATCAGATCATGGACACTCCTCCATCCCTTCTGCTCCCCAGGCTGCCTCAGCTGTTCAGGCTCCATAAGGCCAGGAAGTCCCTCCCTGAATTTACCCTCAATCTCTCTTGCTGCCTCCTAAACTCATGTCTTCTGGTTCCGTTCCCCGTGGATAGAGGACTCCCTATTCCTCAGAGTCTCTAAGGTTCATCGTTGGCCCCCAAGGAGTCAGGGAGTGTCTGGTTCCTCTccactgtcttccatattccttgcAGGGTATCAGCCTCCAAATGGGTATGGACCTAGAGCAGAACTGGGTGAGAAGGCCCTTCCCTGagcccttctttcccttccctctgctgggtgggggtggggtggggatggttCCTGGTTGCATTTTGGGGTCAGGCATATGGGGGCCAAAAGTTACAGCCATCTCTCTCTCTGACTCCTAGGCTTTGGTGGTGGCCTCAAGCCGCAGAAAATTGGTGAGCCTCCTGGGCCCCCCATCTCAAGTGGGAGCTGCATCTCCCTCATTACACACTTCTCTCTGTTCCTATCTTGCTCTGtgtccttctccttccttccttactAGGCATTGGACCATAATGATGGCCAGAACAAGGATGGTCCTGTCTTAGGCGAGGGTAGAGTAGAAAGGAAAGGGCAGGTGAGGAAggaggggaggcagggaaggcttcctggaggaggtagcCCCAAAGGTGGCACATGGGCTCATCAGTtaagggcagggaggggagaatgCTCCAGGCAGAGGTGACAGCCAGTGTGAGGCACTCTTACGGTGGTCCCTGGGtcagtctgtctgtctaccttTATCTCTCTGAGCTGGTCACTCTGGCCCTCCCCATGCTGCCCCCACCCCTCCTCAGGCCTGTGTACCCCCAGCCCCTAATTTCTTTCCTGCAGATTTTGGCTACAGGAATGGTGGTCTGCGACCTGAGGTTTTCCCTGAGGCCCGCCCACAGCCAGGTACCTGGCAGGGCTGGGGTAGCAATGGGGGTACTGGACTTAGGGACTGGCCCCTGCTGCTGACATTCTTTTTTCTCCTCCAGGGTTCCCTGGGGCcaatggctttgggaatggtgagTTGGACCCAGTGGTCACAGGAcaggaaggggtggaggggaCATCCCGAGGGGCTGGACAGGGATAACTTGGCTCTCTTGCAGGGCATGGGGAGGAAGCGCTCACGTACCCCGAAGCAGCAGCTCCAGACCTAGAAAAAATGGTAAGGACTCAGTATTCAGGTAGGAGAGTGagtgctggtgaggactgagggGGGAGCTAAGGGAAGGAGGCTGGtactggggggagggagaggggacacTGGGGCCATGGGAGGACCAGGGCATCCTGGATGTTCGGCTCCAGTAAATACAGTGGCCCATACCAGCTCTCCTCCCGCAGGTCAGGCTGTGGCCCTTCAGAGCTCTCCCTGGCCCTCCCTCCAGCCCTGGGGAGCTGCCTCCAAGCTTGAGTATGCAGCTGGAGCCAGGGGCGCCTATCCAGGGGTGGGGGGCCAGCCAGGTAATGGGGTGTATGGAAGGGTATGATGGGGGAGAGGGGTGGCTGCAGGGAGCCCTGTGGAGATGGGGGaacatgggggtggggtgggccgGGAGGGCTGGGGCAGAGGCCAGCAGAGCAGGTTCCTTGAGAATGAACCAAGTCACCGAGATGGGAGGGTGATGGGGCCTCGGACAAGGGTCGTGGAGACTCAGGGCCCCCACTtccctccctttccccttccAGGGCCCTATGAAAAGCTGAGGCCAGAGCTGGGCCCCGGGGCCCTTAGGTGAGTGGGGGTCTCCCAAAGCATGGAGTGAAGCTGGGGTGGGCAGGAGAAGAATCGAAAACCCTCTGATGATGCCAGGTGACCCCTATTTGTCTGCTGTGCCTTAGGGGGGCCTGAGGGGAAGAGAGGCAGCAATGGCCTGCTGGGAAATGGCTATGGAGGT
The sequence above is drawn from the Elephas maximus indicus isolate mEleMax1 chromosome 12, mEleMax1 primary haplotype, whole genome shotgun sequence genome and encodes:
- the GREP1 gene encoding glycine rich extracellular protein 1; its protein translation is MNGHRLGTQSGPAAQNGYAAGFGRGVKPQKPGYATGPGSRALPAVVGAQPGLGLGGGAKSQKPGYGNGNGLGAQPGPAAQNGYRPGLGGGVKPQVPGFGNGKAHGLGTQPGPPAQNGYRAGPVVPIGYGPVSRRWRRHESSEARVQEWAGSRSLPGGRSPARSSARPGRECETSEARIPAREWAGSPARPGSGCEASEAKIWQWKWTGSPARAARRAAGGKELAWAHSPLLSSPILGPCNDGVPPLFLSGPPTPGVSLGKGGGWGLKPQPPPLVQSGKFPGYQPPNGYGPRAELGFGGGLKPQKIDFGYRNGGLRPEVFPEARPQPGFPGANGFGNGHGEEALTYPEAAAPDLEKMVRLWPFRALPGPPSSPGELPPSLSMQLEPGAPIQGWGASQGPMKS